Proteins from a single region of Amycolatopsis sp. CA-230715:
- a CDS encoding BlaI/MecI/CopY family transcriptional regulator, whose product MGRLGELERAVMDALWDRGEPATVRVVHADLAERDLAYTTVMTVLTRLADKGLVRRERDGRAWRYVPAAKREDYIAELMLEALALTGDRGPALVRFANSVSTDEAEALRRALENPR is encoded by the coding sequence GTGGGCAGGCTTGGCGAGCTCGAACGCGCGGTGATGGACGCGCTGTGGGATCGCGGCGAACCCGCCACCGTCCGCGTCGTGCACGCCGACCTCGCCGAGCGCGATCTCGCCTACACCACCGTGATGACGGTGCTGACCAGGCTCGCGGACAAGGGGCTCGTCCGGCGCGAGCGGGACGGCAGGGCGTGGCGGTACGTGCCCGCCGCCAAGCGCGAGGACTACATCGCCGAGCTGATGCTGGAAGCGCTCGCCCTCACCGGCGACCGTGGCCCCGCGCTCGTCCGGTTCGCGAACTCGGTGAGCACCGACGAAGCCGAAGCACTGCGTCGGGCGCTCGAAAACCCGCGATGA
- a CDS encoding M56 family metallopeptidase has protein sequence MIYAFHHFVTFGMAVSAMWWLPRGTWTHASPRTALVLWQLVLCAGVVSAIGLLFELGLEPYHLGVLPGLARVVDEGHVPNPVILAATALTVWLVVSLIRLVASTARVRARHRGLLALVARTDGDALVLDHSAAVAYCLPGRQPRIVISAGARELLTDDELRAVLAHERAHLRQRHHLVLEPFQAWRLFVPRRALSAIGLLVEMCADESAARRHGRAVLASALEKFGTSAAPAGGLAAGSVGTLARIERLRHPRPAAALGVRLLAVATALAALLTPLTLFVWPS, from the coding sequence ATGATCTACGCATTCCACCACTTCGTCACGTTCGGCATGGCCGTGTCGGCGATGTGGTGGCTGCCGCGGGGCACCTGGACGCACGCGAGCCCGCGCACCGCGCTCGTGCTGTGGCAGCTCGTGCTGTGCGCCGGCGTGGTTTCCGCGATCGGGCTGCTGTTCGAACTCGGGCTCGAGCCGTACCACCTGGGGGTACTGCCCGGCCTCGCGCGCGTCGTCGACGAGGGGCACGTGCCGAACCCGGTGATCCTGGCCGCGACCGCGCTGACCGTATGGCTCGTGGTGAGCCTGATCCGGCTGGTGGCGAGCACCGCGCGCGTGCGGGCCCGGCACCGCGGGCTGCTCGCGCTCGTCGCGCGCACCGACGGCGACGCGCTCGTGCTGGACCACTCGGCCGCGGTCGCCTACTGCCTGCCGGGCAGGCAACCCCGGATCGTGATCAGCGCGGGCGCGCGCGAACTGCTCACCGACGACGAGCTGCGCGCGGTGCTCGCGCACGAACGCGCGCACCTGCGGCAGCGGCACCACCTCGTGCTCGAACCGTTCCAGGCGTGGCGGCTGTTCGTCCCGCGCCGGGCGCTGTCCGCGATCGGGCTGCTGGTGGAGATGTGCGCCGACGAGTCGGCGGCGCGGCGGCACGGCCGCGCGGTGCTCGCTTCGGCACTGGAGAAGTTCGGCACCTCGGCGGCCCCGGCGGGCGGGCTGGCCGCGGGCTCGGTCGGCACGCTCGCGCGGATCGAACGGCTGCGGCACCCGCGCCCGGCCGCCGCGCTCGGCGTCCGCCTGCTGGCGGTGGCGACCGCCTTGGCCGCGCTGCTCACCCCGCTGACCCTCTTCGTCTGGCCCTCCTGA